A section of the Ovis canadensis isolate MfBH-ARS-UI-01 breed Bighorn chromosome 1, ARS-UI_OviCan_v2, whole genome shotgun sequence genome encodes:
- the CLDN17 gene encoding claudin-17, whose translation MAFYPLQIAGLVLGFLGMVGTLTTTLLPQWRVSAFIGSNIIVFERVWEGLWMNCVRQAKDKLQCKAYDSLLALPPALEASRALMCVAVALSVIALLVGICGMKKIRCTGSNPRAKAYLVGISGVLFILTGIFVLIPVCWMANTIIRDFYNPAVHVGQKRELGASLFVGWATTAVLIVGGALLCGFCCCNRKRPRHRYLAPGRHVPHARNPRPTVTVLSRTSTSYV comes from the coding sequence ATGGCATTTTATCCACTGCAAATCGCTGGACTGGTTCTTGGGTTCCTCGGCATGGTCGGGACCCTTACCACAACTCTTCTGCCTCAGTGGAGAGTATCGGCTTTTATTGGCAGCAACATTATTGTCTTCGAAAGGGTCTGGGAAGGCCTCTGGATGAACTGTGTCCGACAAGCCAAGGATAAGTTGCAGTGCAAGGCCTATGATTCTTTGCtggccctccctcctgccctagAGGCTTCCCGGGCCCTCATGTGTGTGGCTGTGGCCCTATCTGTGATTGCTCTGCTTGTCGGCATCTGTGGCATGAAGAAGATTCGGTGCACAGGCTCTAACCCGAGGGCAAAGGCATACCTCGTGGGAATTTCCGGAGTCCTCTTTATCCTGACCGGTATCTTCGTCCTGATTCCAGTGTGCTGGATGGCCAATACCATCATCAGGGATTTCTACAACCCAGCGGTCCATGTAGGTCAGAAACGAGAGCTGGGAGCTTCACTCTTCGTCGGCTGGGCCACTACCGCGGTCCTCATCGTCGGAGGGGCTCTGCTCTGTGGGTTCTGCTGTTGCAACCGAAAGAGGCCAAGGCACAGATATTTAGCCCCTGGGCGTCATGTGCCACATGCACGTAATCCACGACCGACCGTGACGGTGCTCAGTAGGACTTCCACCAGTTATGTCTAA